Part of the Fusarium musae strain F31 chromosome 3, whole genome shotgun sequence genome, AAGCTGCAGTTCTACGCCCAGGCCATGGGTACTGTCGTCTCCGTCTTCCTTGCCCCCGGtatcttcgtcctcttcatgtCTGCATACCCTTGCGTCTACCGACCCAGCGATGACCCCGCTGATATCTGCCCCTTCGCCGCTCCCTCCGTCGCTGCCTGGCAAGCTGTCGCTACCGCTGTCACCATGCCCAGCATCCCTATCCCCAAGTCCTCCGCCTACTTCTCCATTGCCATGGGTATCCTTTGCGCTGTCCAGGCTATCGTCAAGCACTTTTGGCTCGTCGGTTCCCGCGAGAAGTACCGTGATTGGCTCCCCAACTGGATGTCCGTTGGTGTCGCCTGGGTTCTCGGCCCCGACTCCGGATATGCCAACGCCATTCTCTGTAAGTCATTTTGGTATCATTTTACGAGTTACAACTAACAGATTACGCAGTTGGCTCTATTACAGCGTGGTGGTGGCGCAAATGGTTCAACAACCATTTTGAAATGTATGCTTTCGCGATCGCTGCTGGTTTGATCGCCGGAGAAGGATTCGGTGGTGTTATCAACGCCGCTCTCGAGCTCGGAAAGGTCAGCGGTTCTTTCAAGGGAACTGAGATTGCTCTGCCCGGTGCTGAGTGGTAATTACTCGAATAGTTAATGCGTCATGAGAGTTTGTTGAGCGTTTGGCGGAGGTTGTTACAACGATCAAATAGCTGGCTTTGCCATATGAATATACCCACTTGATCTTCAAATTACATGGAGTGCTTCATTCTGCGATACTAGCTGATGCAGATCAGCAGTCACTAATTCATTATGATCTTAGAAGGTAGAAAGCAAACCGTTTTGCTTTACTGTCTTATTTGCACTTTCACGTGAACCTACAGGCTCTCGCTACATGCTAGAATCAGGTCAGTCCACACCACAGAACACAGGTGATTTATGAGTAGGTGACCTCTGAGACAGATTAGAGAGCCCGTAAGCCCCAGAGGCATGAAAAAAGCGGCGTTGATGGCACCTCCGAATCCTTCTCCGGCGATCGAGCCAGCAGCGATCGCGAAAGCATACATTTCAAAATGAACATGTCTATGCTCAAAGATGAAGTGACCCAACCAACTAGTCTAAAAATCTTGTGAGCTTGGGCCCGCAAACGGGCCGCGTAAGTGTCAATCACCAGGACAAACACCAACGTGAGGACAAACAAGCTTGTTAGGCAGGGCAGGCAGTCAACGGGGTGAATGGCTACATTTCACCTATAAATTTTGATCTAGATTCCATAGACCTACTTAGACCTTTCAACTTATCCGGCCATGTGCTTCATCTTTGACGGCCATGTGGCTGACCGACCTGCTCCAGTTCACACATATACTAGACTATCCTAAATTATCCTagactattataaacttGCCTAAGGTTAAAACCAGACGCTCTCTCACCCCAAAAGTTGGCCCGCGCTCATCGCGTACCTCGCAGGTCTCACCATTTCCACCGGGTCACAAACTCAAGCACGATACAGAAGGAGACGAACTCGAGTTTCAGAACTTCATTGACCGATATGTGCAGATTTCCAAGCCCGCGGCGTCGAGGGGAATGCCTTATCGTTCTGAAAGCCGACGCCAAACGACCTTtcaaaagcttataaagaagacgaagagatgACCGAACGGGTAGCGAAGCTTTGTGCCAGGCCAGCTTTGACCCCGTTACTCACAAGCGCGAGGACTCCAGGGTGTTGTCGAACAAGAAACAGATATCTCTAATGGCCTTTGTTGTTGCCCGTGCTATTCAGAACCTCCTTTTTGCTCCCACGGATCGGGACAAAGAGTGCGTTACTCTCGCGACAGCAAGTACGTCCCCTAATTTCCAGCCTCCCCGGAATTTGGTGGCGGTACTGAAACGCAAGTCGCGAGTGTGTTTTCCATGCAAGATCTTCGCCGTGCCATTTTGGTCTTCTACTTCCTCATCTGCCGTCGATCGGCGCGTACGGCTTGGATAACGCGACCATCATCGACCAAGGGCGAGCCGAGATTTGCCGGCTACTTCAATGATCTGGCGGCGGCGATTAGTCTAAAGAGGCTCCGGAGGTTGGCAACACGGTCTTGGAAGTTTCCCGCGAGGTGTATGCAAAATAACAAGCCAGTGTGAGCAAGACAGCGCTCGAGCGAAGAGTAACCAACATCGAATGGCAGAAGAGGTTTCGGGAGCAACAGAAGGAGAACGGCAGGGACATCCACCTGTTAAGTGATGATCAAGTCCCCTCAAATCCCGACGCCCTGCCCGAAGTTACCGGAAATCACCATGTTGATGTTTGCGCTGCATTGTTCAGTCCCCCCAGCCAAAACTCACCATCAAGGCAAGAATTTCTGAGGTCAAGGTCGTGAATATGGAGCCTTTATCCAAAGCCAACTTCAAAGCTGTTATTGGTGTTCTAAACTCTGCACATCGGAAGCAGGACTTTGACACCAAGTTGGCACAGATTCAGAGGACGATTACTCATGCCGGCAGGTTCCTTCCAGACAGCGAAATCAACGATTTCAACAGAAGCCAGGAGGAGTCTGAAATCATCACTGAGTTTCGGTTTGCAAACCCCGATAAAGAAGCAGAGTTAATAAAGCTCAGTCGTCGGCAGTACGCTGTGGGTAGTGTGTTATCCTCGCTTCAGCAAGAACCGACTAAAGAAGAACGCTATAACATGGAAATGGAGACTCGAGACGAATCGGATGTCAGGTTCTGACCATCCCTTATTCTTAGACCAGTCAATTCGATCTGTCAGACCGAAAGAGGGCCATGAACATTTTcaaatctcaagatctttgtCTACTACAGCACGCCTAGCGAATTCCCGGAGTGGAAAGCAAATGGTTGATAACAACAAATTTATTAGTTTGTTGAATCAATTCCTGATCGTGCCCATGATCCAAAGGTATTTGAAACACTCCTGCTTTGGAGTTATGAATCTGACATGCTCAACACAATGATCGCGTCGTCCTTATTTCAACCTACCCAACATGGTCCAGCCGCGCGGTTCTGAAGCGAGAGCGACTATTTGCCTTCAAGGCTGGCAAAGCCCCCGAATCGGTCATGAAACAACAAATGAAGGCTAGAGACAGTTCTGAAACCCAGGatgaggatgtcgaggatgtcgaggatgtcgaggatgtcgaggatgtcgaggatgtcgaggatgtcgaggatgtcgaggatgtcgaggatgtcgaggatgtcgaggatgtcgaggatgtcgaggatgagcaggaggaggagcttgtaCGATGAGAGTTATGATACTTATGCAGAGGGCACCGAATTAGGCACCGAGAAGAACACAACTCATGGGATTTTCACTGAAGCTCTTGTCAGAGTTTCCCTAGTTTGCCCAACTTGAGGAAGTTTTCAGGAAGTCCAACGGCAGCTGTCGTCTTTGGATGGTTAACCCTGTCGTCTTCGGCGCCGCTGGTGGTACTCTTAACTAGGGGACAAATGATGGCCATCTTGTTGTACGACTGATTTTTAAGAAGCTTCAAGTTCGCCGTATCATGAGAACACCACTGCAATTGTCGGATGGAAAAGTGTCCTACCCTGCTCAGCATCTGCTTCCGTCCATGATTGTACTTGAAGAAGTATCACACGACGAGACGAAAGGGGCTGCTGACGCGGTTCGATCGATGGGACAGATCCAAGTACAGAAGTTTTTCAATCAGAAGAAGGATTCCGAGATTGAAGATATGCATAGAAGTAGCAACTCTCAGGCTATCAATGGCCACGTCAAGGATCTTCCAAAGCTGAACTTTGGAGAGCACAGAAAAGGCGTCCTTACTTCATTTGATTAGTGCAACTACAAGATCTTGTACACAGACAACCCGGTCATGTTTGGGCCGGAAGATGCTGTCAACAAGCGCATTGAGGACTTAGGAGATCCCAACACGGTGCGGACAAATTCGCAGATGGAACGAGAGAATAAGAAGCAGGCGGTGAAATCGCCACCGGTGGCCAGTGTCGATAAGGTTGAAGAACCTCTTCGCAACGACATCTTTGggctcagcttcttctttcatcaGACAAACAGCGACCCATCCTTTCTTTCACCGGGCGACCGTAGCTCCTATATCCACTGGCTCTGCTACATGGGTGCTGGTGTTAACATGTACTACCTGCTGTTGCACGTGCGTTTTTATGAACTGGCCTATGAACGCCAAAGGCATGCTTCAAATTATCTATCGCTTTATCCAAACCAACCACCTCAAGACTGTCAAGTTCCGcctgttgaagttgaagttgaagaacagTTAATACGACAACATCGAACGTATTTGCGTTGCGAAGTGGGTAATAAACTGTCTGCATAAGTGATGCTTCCTGACTGGATGACTGATGCAATCCGTGAGATTTGTATCTTTGGGCTTATCAAGACATCCGGGCATCAGCCTTTCAACCGCTACTTCTAAGTTGTTGAGCGAGATGTCAGCGGGCACGGCATGGAGTATCACATAGGCCTTCGACACGTTTTCTCCGTCGTTGCCAAGTTGCTGCTGGATGATCCTGAGAATCGGATTCAGGATTGGTGAACAGAGAACGTTGACTGGATCGTCGACGGCTGCCGCGAGGTCACGTCCACCTTTGAACCTCCGGACGAGATCGAGGGCCAGGAACAGGAGGAATTAGAGCAGGCCGAGATCGATGTGCCCTTTTCTGATGCAGCTGCGCCCGGTAGGGGCTTGAAGCGCAAAGCGAGGGACGATGCCCGTGGTGAAGGTACTATTGAAAAACAGGTGATAAATAGGCTGGGTAATGGCTGGAAGGACTGGAGGCAGAGGCATATGGAAATGATGGAATTCTGGTATAGGGTCTTTCTATGTGAATGACTGTTTATCACAAGCCGTGCATGATAACGTTTGCCTGCTTGTGATAATGATCTGGATATATATTTTGCTAAGCTAAATACCGAGTTTGACTCCAATTACCGCTTTCACGAGTGGTCAGATATCTCCCTCTCTATCCATTTACAGCAATTTTCTTCCTTCTACCCAAACAAGCATCAATTTTACGAGCTTGAACCATTAATCTGATTTCCTACCCTGCTCTTGAGAGTCTGTCGCTTGCCAACTTCGAACGGCCGACATGTTCTCTACTACCAGCGCCTCCTGAGTCCTTCACCTCCTCCTCTACAGAAGCTCCAGGCTCATCATTGAAAGACGGCTACAGTGCTGTATCCACCGGAACATCCTTTCCAGTCCATCCTGCTTTTTGAGATATCGCGACCCCCATCAATGTCAAACAACTTTTAACGCTTTACGTAGAGGTTCCCGACCCTCGACCATACTGCAGCAGCATCGTTCTCAATTAAGGGACAAGGTAGAACATTACAAACTCGACGGCCCTAACGATATCCTAAACCGTGAAAGTATTTAGACCAGTTTAGTGGAGCTTTAGAATAACCTAGTcagatattttcttgcttcccAAGAGTCATAGGATCGAGAGACTTTTCCTGCGAACAACGTTAATGTTTGTTAGCACACTTGCAAGTCAATGTTTTCCTCTCATCACCCTTGATGCTAATGATATGAACCTATGTCTTACTGAAATAACTACCCCTGGAGCCGCAGTAAGTATCGGATAAATAGTCAGGCCTTCGTTGATGTTTCAGATTTCTCCTGTACCGCTTCCGGCTCATGTTCTCCTTTGATCTGCAAGGGCTGCCCGATGATAGCCTCAAAGTTCTAGTAGTTGTGTTAGAGAATGAAGAAGACCCTTGTATGGA contains:
- a CDS encoding hypothetical protein (EggNog:ENOG41), whose protein sequence is MAFVVARAIQNLLFAPTDRDKECVTLATAIASVFSMQDLRRAILVFYFLICRRSARTAWITRPSSTKGEPRFAGYFNDLAAAISLKRLRSVSKTALERRVTNIEWQKRFREQQKENGRDIHLLSDDQVPSNPDALPEVTGNHHVDSPQPKLTIKARISEVKVVNMEPLSKANFKAVIGVLNSAHRKQDFDTKLAQIQRTITHAGRFLPDSEINDFNRSQEESEIITEFRFANPDKEAELIKLSRRQYAVGSVLSSLQQEPTKEERYNMEMETRDESDVSRAVLKRERLFAFKAGKAPESVMKQQMKARDSSETQDEDVEDVEDVEDVEDVEDVEDVEDVEDVEDVEDVEDVEDVEDEQEEELGTNDGHLVVRLIFKKLQVRRIMRTPLQLSDGKVSYPAQHLLPSMIVLEEVSHDETKGAADAVRSMGQIQVQKFFNQKKDSEIEDMHRSSNSQAINGHVKDLPKLNFGEHRKGVLTSFD